One genomic region from Flexibacter flexilis DSM 6793 encodes:
- a CDS encoding DNA methyltransferase produces the protein MDCMDYMRALPDKAFDLAVCDPPYFSGPEERGFYGNEYSKDGIKRIDYPVTNTWQVPQEEYFRELFRVSEHQIIWGCNYYDYKFGSGRIIWDKVNYNSSYSDCEIAYCSLHDSVRLFRYMWNGMMQGKSITEGHIAQGNKKLNEKRIHPTQKPVNLYKWVFSKYAKTGYKILDTHLGSGSSRIAAYDLDFKFVGVELDYTHYRNQQTRFAQHTAQYPIRFAS, from the coding sequence ATGGACTGCATGGACTATATGCGAGCATTGCCCGATAAGGCTTTTGATTTGGCCGTTTGCGACCCGCCTTATTTTTCAGGGCCAGAAGAACGCGGGTTTTATGGCAATGAATATTCTAAAGACGGGATTAAACGAATAGATTACCCTGTTACTAATACGTGGCAAGTACCACAGGAAGAATATTTTAGGGAATTGTTCCGCGTATCGGAACATCAGATTATTTGGGGTTGTAACTACTATGATTATAAGTTTGGTTCGGGTAGGATAATTTGGGATAAAGTTAATTACAATAGTAGTTATTCTGATTGTGAAATTGCCTATTGCAGCCTTCACGATTCTGTTAGACTGTTTCGGTATATGTGGAACGGCATGATGCAAGGCAAAAGTATTACAGAAGGTCATATAGCACAGGGGAATAAAAAGCTCAATGAGAAGCGAATACACCCGACCCAAAAGCCAGTCAATTTATATAAGTGGGTTTTTAGTAAGTATGCCAAAACAGGATACAAAATCCTTGATACGCACTTAGGAAGTGGAAGCTCCAGAATTGCAGCCTATGATTTGGATTTTAAATTTGTTGGTGTTGAATTAGACTACACACATTACAGGAATCAACAAACCCGATTTGCCCAGCATACAGCCCAATACCCTATCCGATTTGCCAGCTAA
- a CDS encoding helix-turn-helix domain-containing protein encodes MEHIGLKIKTLCKEKNITVQELSNKLGKTRQNVYKDFGRNNFTNKTLQKYADVIGVDVVSILGDNPPHNTTLNENLTIQELKDENARLKGQIEAKDQIIAELMGKHFVGKFIRPLVWKKNTEAEA; translated from the coding sequence ATGGAACATATAGGGTTGAAAATCAAAACGTTATGTAAGGAAAAAAACATAACCGTACAGGAGCTTTCCAATAAATTGGGTAAAACTCGGCAAAATGTTTACAAAGATTTTGGTAGAAATAACTTTACCAATAAAACCTTACAGAAATACGCCGACGTAATAGGGGTTGATGTTGTATCTATATTAGGAGACAATCCACCTCACAATACAACACTTAACGAGAATCTAACAATACAAGAACTTAAAGACGAGAATGCAAGGCTAAAAGGTCAGATTGAGGCCAAAGACCAAATAATTGCAGAATTAATGGGAAAGCATTTCGTAGGTAAGTTTATTAGACCCTTAGTGTGGAAAAAAAATACAGAGGCGGAGGCCTAA
- a CDS encoding glycosyltransferase, producing MINSTLAPIVLFVYGRPAHTRQTLEALFQNDLAKESVLYIFADGAKPTASAEQLEKVRQTREVIREKQWCGQVHIVESETNKGLAQNIIEGVTRIVNQYGKVIVLEDDIVTSDAFLAYMNNALTLYQDNEKVMHVSGYTYPIKADSTPSSNFYFAKMMHCWGWATWSRAWKYYKKDAADISNKLLSRGQVREFDYDNSGYLYSQVQFNLTGQLNTWAIFWHAAIFLNNGLCLNPRQSFVQNIGTDSSGEHEGATDIYYHYDPLCREAKVEYLAPVEDKEMAQKIAYYYKYFTNLSLKEYKKRELIKKIKSIYASPLVFGILGPIVKGFKKIVK from the coding sequence ATGATTAATTCAACACTTGCCCCTATCGTATTGTTTGTGTACGGGCGGCCTGCGCATACGCGCCAAACGCTGGAGGCTTTATTCCAAAACGACTTAGCCAAAGAAAGCGTTCTGTATATTTTTGCTGATGGTGCTAAGCCGACTGCTTCGGCGGAGCAATTAGAAAAAGTACGCCAAACACGCGAAGTTATTCGTGAAAAGCAATGGTGTGGGCAAGTACATATCGTGGAGTCGGAGACGAATAAGGGACTGGCTCAGAATATTATAGAGGGCGTTACACGCATTGTAAATCAGTATGGTAAGGTAATAGTGTTGGAAGACGATATAGTTACGTCGGATGCGTTTCTGGCGTACATGAACAATGCTTTAACCCTTTATCAGGACAATGAGAAGGTTATGCACGTCAGCGGCTATACTTATCCGATTAAGGCAGATAGTACACCTTCTTCTAACTTTTATTTTGCTAAAATGATGCATTGTTGGGGTTGGGCAACATGGAGTAGGGCTTGGAAATATTATAAAAAAGATGCTGCCGATATCAGTAACAAGTTATTGAGTAGGGGGCAGGTTCGCGAGTTTGATTATGATAATTCGGGATACTTATACAGCCAAGTACAATTTAACTTAACAGGTCAATTGAATACATGGGCTATTTTTTGGCACGCTGCAATTTTTCTAAACAATGGATTGTGTTTGAACCCCAGACAGTCTTTTGTACAGAATATAGGCACTGATAGTTCTGGTGAACATGAAGGTGCTACGGACATATATTATCACTACGACCCGCTGTGCCGTGAGGCAAAGGTCGAGTATTTGGCTCCCGTGGAAGATAAAGAAATGGCTCAGAAAATTGCCTATTATTATAAATACTTCACCAATTTGTCTCTTAAAGAGTATAAGAAACGAGAGCTTATCAAAAAAATTAAATCTATTTATGCGAGCCCCTTGGTTTTTGGAATATTGGGTCCGATAGTAAAAGGTTTCAAAAAAATAGTAAA
- a CDS encoding tetratricopeptide repeat protein → MKKVFTLTLLAALSFGAYAQKKETKDAVATPAATPKTAGALTTSEYQLQEKIFRAALKYSDGDAAKNALFSMMVQNPEMVSLKDSLAILYFNLNRNAECVLVCRDILSANENNDNILEIKAIAEQNLGLYRESLADYEKVYGKTKNISYLYEIATLQYQLKRFGECNTTVSAILNNEEATKQTISISAGQGQSQKVPMKAAAYNLRGVIAGDLKEYSAAISNYEEALKVYPDFVLAKNNLEVLKKSQPKTKTTDKATATPKKK, encoded by the coding sequence ATGAAAAAAGTATTCACACTTACATTGTTGGCAGCTCTGAGTTTTGGGGCTTATGCGCAAAAGAAAGAAACAAAAGACGCGGTGGCAACGCCTGCCGCAACGCCCAAAACGGCAGGTGCTTTGACCACGTCAGAGTATCAATTGCAAGAAAAAATCTTTAGAGCAGCTCTCAAATACAGCGATGGCGATGCAGCCAAAAATGCTTTGTTTTCGATGATGGTGCAAAACCCTGAAATGGTATCTTTAAAAGATTCTTTGGCCATTTTGTATTTCAATTTGAACCGCAATGCGGAATGTGTGTTGGTGTGTCGTGATATTCTTTCGGCTAACGAAAATAATGATAACATCTTAGAAATAAAGGCAATAGCCGAACAGAATTTGGGTTTGTATCGCGAATCTTTGGCCGATTATGAAAAAGTGTATGGCAAAACCAAAAACATATCGTATTTGTACGAAATCGCGACGTTGCAATACCAACTTAAGCGTTTTGGGGAATGTAATACGACGGTATCCGCTATTTTGAACAACGAAGAAGCCACCAAACAAACTATTTCGATTTCGGCAGGGCAAGGGCAAAGCCAAAAAGTGCCAATGAAGGCCGCAGCGTACAATTTGCGTGGCGTGATTGCGGGTGATTTGAAAGAATATAGTGCCGCTATTTCTAATTATGAAGAGGCGTTGAAAGTTTATCCAGATTTTGTGTTGGCCAAAAATAATTTGGAGGTATTGAAAAAGTCCCAACCTAAAACCAAAACAACCGATAAGGCAACTGCTACGCCGAAGAAAAAATAA